The window CTTAAAAACAAAtaactattactattttttttaaaagtagtgaCAAGTGGGAAGAGAAGCAGGACAGGCTGAGATCCAGAATACAGAAGGTTCTGAAGTGTGATGTAAACAAGAGTAATCCACTGGATCCTGTAGAGATCCCCCCTGCTGACTGCTTGATCACTTCTCTCTGTCTGGAGACTGCCTGTAAAGATCTGGATGCGTATTACTCCGCCATTAGGAATATCACAAAGCTGCTCAGACCAGGAGGACATCTGGTGGTCATTGGGGCCCTGGGGAACACCTACTACAGGGTGCAGCAGAAGGACTTCTTCTGTCTATCTCTGCGTGAGGATACTGTGATCAATGCCATCACCCAGGCTGGATACAAAGTACTAAGCATGGACGTATTTTCAATCTCTGAGAGAGAAGCTCATTCCAACACTGCCGACAGCATGGCCAACTTTTTCCTTGTGGCTAAAAAGAGTTAGAGAAATCAACATGCTGATTATCTGAAATTTACCAAAGTGTGCTGGtgatataataaagatataatatgacaaagttttattctgtattaataattcagaaagttttttttgtaaaaatacccACCAAGCCATCAGTGACAATTCTGTGTAATATTCACCCCTCATCTATGTTCTGTCAATCTATCTTGaggaaaaaagttccaaaaaggAATTTTTGCAATTTGGATCTTTTTCCTGTAATCATTTCTAAGAGGGAATCCACCCCCTGGGCTAACATTTGATTATCTATCCAGAATAGTAACAATTACCCCCATGAGGGGGTTAATTCTGACCACTTTAAGGGCTTTTAGATGAACTACTGGCAAAAACAGCATACAGAAACAAATGTGATTACCTATGAGTAGTACCAATGCAAAAATTTCATCCAGCGCAGGGTTTCTTCAGgagttgctaggagttccttgagaaattaacagtttgcacctctcaggtcagtttaggtgacaccaatgatctttttggctatctgtaagggtgacattctacccaatggccagcaatataaggaattcttcccactgactaccccactaatatactgtgatctgtggatataatatttatagaaggggttccgtgaagaccttaaagtttttGCAGAAGGAGATCCTCCGTgattaaaagtttgagaaatactgatctgaGCTTTAGCTAGGTAAAAAGCACAAATAGTTTTCTTCATAACAGAATCATTAGAGTATCATCCCTTGGATGGTTTGACACCTAAACAGCAACACTGGCAAGTCTGAAAGGTCAAATAAAACCCTTTGAATGGTTTCCTGATATAGAAATAGGCAAGCCCCAATTACGAGGCAGAAAACCTTCAATGAGGT of the Pyxicephalus adspersus chromosome 11, UCB_Pads_2.0, whole genome shotgun sequence genome contains:
- the LOC140341099 gene encoding indolethylamine N-methyltransferase-like isoform X2, which translates into the protein MEFTDGDTYLSSFDSKAYLTSFCCLGSERDGILKFRMRKLYETFGPGGITGDVLIDIGTGPTIYQLLSACESFPYIFASDFTDQNRQEFEKWLKNDPEAFDWSEIVKTVCEIEGKSDKWEEKQDRLRSRIQKVLKCDVNKSNPLDPVEIPPADCLITSLCLETACKDLDAYYSAIRNITKLLRPGGHLVVIGALGNTYYRVQQKDFFCLSLREDTVINAITQAGYKVLSMDVFSISEREAHSNTADSMANFFLVAKKS
- the LOC140341099 gene encoding indolethylamine N-methyltransferase-like isoform X1, encoding MEFTDGDTYLSSFDSKAYLTSFCCLGSERDGILKFRMRKLYETFGPGGITGDVLIDIGTGPTIYQLLSACESFPYIFASDFTDQNRQEFEKWLKNDPEAFDWSEIVKTVCEIEGKSSDKWEEKQDRLRSRIQKVLKCDVNKSNPLDPVEIPPADCLITSLCLETACKDLDAYYSAIRNITKLLRPGGHLVVIGALGNTYYRVQQKDFFCLSLREDTVINAITQAGYKVLSMDVFSISEREAHSNTADSMANFFLVAKKS